One window of Leguminivora glycinivorella isolate SPB_JAAS2020 chromosome 9, LegGlyc_1.1, whole genome shotgun sequence genomic DNA carries:
- the LOC125229788 gene encoding uncharacterized protein LOC125229788, which yields MKSFACVLLLAAVVAAEPPSFRSRFFQRQEAEPTTPRNEEAPYPAAGYKPTKEFKLPSREAAPPATSYGVPSDSYAVPFHTFNAPQTEYGVPRKSEEPEREKEDREEVENLKVEGLPKETKGKLQEDSEFINANGAYYVLLPDLQLQRVQYETQNDIRNMAYTARLQYRNEDRAPIYVYTAVPQYQNAAYVQVL from the coding sequence ATGAAATCCTTCGCTTGCGTTCTCCTCTTAGCTGCGGTGGTTGCGGCTGAGCCACCGAGCTTCAGATCAAGATTCTTCCAAAGACAAGAAGCTGAACCTACTACTCCTAGAAACGAGGAAGCTCCTTACCCAGCAGCAGGTTACAAGCCGACCAAAGAATTCAAACTCCCATCAAGAGAAGCTGCCCCACCTGCGACTTCCTACGGAGTACCTTCAGATAGCTATGCAGTTCCATTCCACACTTTCAACGCTCCGCAAACTGAATACGGAGTACCAAGAAAGAGTGAAGAGCCTGAGAGAGAGAAAGAAGATAGAGAAGAAGTAGAAAACTTGAAAGTAGAAGGTTTGCCGAAGGAGACAAAAGGCAAGCTGCAAGAAGACTCTGAGTTCATAAACGCTAATGGTGCCTACTATGTGTTGCTGCCGGATCTTCAGCTCCAAAGAGTTCAGTACGAGACCCAGAACGACATTCGCAATATGGCGTACACTGCTCGTCTGCAGTACAGGAACGAGGACCGAGCCCCCATATATGTGTACACTGCTGTTCCTCAGTACCAGAATGCTGCTTACGTCCAAGTGCTTTAA